The following is a genomic window from Phaseolus vulgaris cultivar G19833 chromosome 6, P. vulgaris v2.0, whole genome shotgun sequence.
AGTTCGTTGGGACGAACgtgatggaagacgaagccctaagttacgagagggtagaaaaggaaaaaacagccctcaacgtatgcaccagacagataatggatgatgcgaatcggttaaaatacagcaaatatcaacagaagaagtaaaaggggtaccttttgatgatcggatgagcgttgaagagagttggagattgagagagttgagaaGCTTCGTGGTTTCACAGAGAAAAACTTAGAGTGTTTGAGAAtgcagaaagatgatggaacagtggaagtgCAAGGGGTTTTAGGGGTTTTTcgaacgttttcggaagcgcaaacgacagctgaagatgaccgttgatgaagccacgtgtcgagcgattggaaaaaggggtttggtggagcgtcagaaaagcagagggtacggacgtttggaattccgtgccagcgctacgtagatcgacggtgatgtgacctcttagtcttttcgctggacaagtcttcgcttaagactgaggggcttgtgtaccgaccaggtagtcgggagtgatgacgtggcaacaaacgataatataggcgtgttgaacggaacacctggctgacagaagggaaggaaatcgggaagttcgtgtagtcgccaatcgttaagttggcgtgctccgacctctagcatatctaaaaccggcggtcaccaagcttgtgttgtagtcgccgtatgcgagcttaggcgaccaagtgatcagagaccGCCAACAGAAGGACATCGCCAAAGGATTATGAAGGCTTGCTTAGGGCCTTCAGAGGGTACGAGTACGAAGgacgaagttatcagatgatcattccctagccagaggttgaggcaaggggtcagcttaccagaacatacacggtgaagcaagtgaagcagatcatgatggcagccggcgagaccacagagaaggtgtgcatggtgacaccccgtactcgccacacagaagagatcgcgctccaaggcagctatacaccgagttactccttgcatgggtaacttagtcgaacagcctaaagagtaagaagtgacgctcaagcagaggacgttccagatggtgacacgtgtacagctggatgcgaggcacgtgtccagaggtgtaaccgtcaggagagagaaagaacacaggtatataagggattctaacgaacttctgaggtacgcgcgtttagaacacttctttacgcttgagaatacttgagtacgctgagagagtttttgcacggttccttgagtttctagcttttctctcttagagttttggtggttccgtcactgacttgagcgtcggagcgcgattggccgcagcggcgccactctgtcttttgtaggttcttgaggtgaatcgaggtgtgaaggacggaagctagcgtggtgcaaagccgatccagaggaagatacctttgacgaggcaaggctcttgcgttctggtcaaccggcaggatcagaaGTTGTGTAAGAAATCCTTCTCTGAGTGTCAATAGGTTCCATGCAGGTAATCTGAATTTTTCTCCACGATTAATTGCCTACATTATTGCATGGCAACTTATTCCTAGAGGCACTAACCATGTTGTTCTGCATGAGGAATATTTAATCCTACTGTATTGCATCATGAATCTGTTAAAAGTTAACTGGTGTACATCATCATGGAACACGTGTTGAAATCCAAAAGGTTAGCTGATTGCAAATTTCCTTATGCTATACTTGTGTCAAAATTGATTGACTATTTTGGTATTGATACTTCTAATGAGAGGAATGAGACCATCAAAGCTGTGAGTGAGATTGACAATGCCACTCTCCTTAAGATGGGATTTCACAAATTGGAAGACTGTTGGGTGTTTCACAAAAGCAGAACTCACAGGGAGGAATGTGGaggctcaaatctcaacaatgaaGAGGATGATGCAGTGCCTATGGAAGATGATACTGTGCAAGCTGCAAAACAGTCTTGATATGAAGTTCATCTCTCATCATCACACAGGATGGAGTCCCTTGCTGAACTAGCTAGGAGTCAAATAATGAGATCTCCATCTACATGATACAGAGGAGATTCACAAACACCACAGTCAATGAATGAAAATGTTGTTACAACTCATCACAATGCTCTTATTGCCTATCAAGCTCCAGAATACAAAGGTGAACCCATGTCcatgtttgaaaggcaagtCCTGTATCGACTTGATGCTCTGTCAGAGGAGCAAAAGACCTATTTCGAGGCAACTCAAGCCAGGTTCCAGCATCTCGATCATCAAATTGAAGGACTTCAGGTGCAGTTGGCAGAACTGTACTACAAGGAGTAGAAGTGCTTTGTTTATATGCTTATCTTCAGGTGCTTTTTCTGGACTGTTATGTTTCTGATTTTATATTTCTCTGTGCTCaaatgttgtttgatgaatccaaagggggagaaaaatagatAGCTCGACATGCTAGGTGGTACAGGGAGTTACACTCTGACCCTAAATTTGGTTTATGGTATGATTACTTTCAGCTTTTGTATTTTGGTATTTGGTGCAGTACATGTGTTGATCTTTCTTcaaagcaacaaagctatgggattttgtctccatcaaacagtgggagattgttgaagatggatgttgCTCCCTTCAAGactatgtgtttgatgaagccaaatgtgcagttttctttgttgtttgtgTTTGTATTTAGGGGTTGTCTTATGTTTAGATTAGAGCTTGTTTAAAGTGAGCTTTTTGCATCATGACCCACCTCTTAACCCTTatccatgtgataagagcaaacacaatgttttataaaaatgtttttcacatgttttgccaaaatatattttactgcacagaaaatgaatctattctttcttaaataaatagattcttTCTTAAACTGATGTTTTGCTAAAAGTTTTTGATAACCTTAGTTTGTGCATCAAGAATCTTGACTCAGTCTTCATACtatcaaaacgactgagtttcatcTGTTCAAATATCTCTTGTTATCCTTTTGAAAATGAATATGTtctttcttaaataaataaattcttttttagTCTAGTGCCTGTTTCTTAAGAGGTTTCCCTATCATTATCTTTGCGCCAAGAAGATTGACTAAGACTCATATAACTAAGCTACAACCTTTCACAAACTCTTGTTGCTTtcgaaaataaatctattcattttattttcaatttgttctttttataattgctttaactgttttttaaaagtCTATTATAAAATGTCTCTAATAAAAAGAGAGTTGGTTCTGACTTAAATTTGTTGTTGAGAAAATGAGTTTTATAATAGAGATTGAGAGATTttagcatgtgttcttgaaagattttttaAATCAGAAActgtgcttgttcttgttttggCTCTAAGCTTGGTTAGAGGTGTTGTCATTGTTCTAGGCAATCTGCTCTATTGGTTTAGTCAGATTTTTTCTTTCTCGTTTCAGGTGTATTCCTTTCATAATTCATTTCTTTGTAAAGTGTGGTTGTaagactcttcttgatagggtttcttgaagtgttgtgtgtgctgaaatagagtTTTTCAGTTAGGTGTGCCTTGTTCTTGTAAGGTTCAAGAACATTAGGTTTTGTAATTTTGTGTacagtggatttcaccttggataaggggagactggatgtagctcatttgagtgaaccagtataattttGGTGTGTTCAATCTTTTTTAATCCCTGCACTCAATAATTGTTGCATAAGCTGATATGtcaataaataaatctattcaattgaaattgaatctgttcatTCTGGGTTTGTTCATATTGTTCTTGTGTTCTGGAAAACCAATATGAATATATTGGGGAAATCTGTGTGTACTGCTGGAAATAATTGAAATACTGGTTATGTGAAAATCAACTCAATCAATTGACAAGTTTCACTTAAGTGGATGATTTTATATTCAAGTATTGTATAATAATTCAACTCTCTGATTTGCTTATGCTGGAATTCATGTGAACATTGCTCGTTGATCAATTCACTTAATATCAGGAACTCACATCTCTGAACTACTGGTTCGTTAAtgtaaacagaaaaataaatctgttaatatcaaaataaatagattttttttctctgtCTTGTGATAAAACTGAATcttattgaaatttttaaaagctcaattcaccctccctcttgaactttgacattATTGAACCGAACATCACCAACTTCCTCTTCACGCATTCATCATTGCCAACATCCTTCACACTTCAATCATGTCTTTCGGTGTCTCATTCCTCACTTCCACAAGTATGAACCATGATTCACATCACCCCTGTAACTTACTCACTAATTGCCTTatcctttatttttaaatttccttcTATAATACAACCTCCATATATTGTCCTTATTTTCTTGCGTAACACAATGTCAATTAAGATATAATATACGAATAAGTGTTGGATTATATCATTCAGAGATTAGGTAATAGATCACCCAATATTATTTCAATGCAAAGAACACATACAATAGTTCACTTATTCATCTGCTGGCAGTGCAAGTTAATACATTAATTGGAGAAAAAGATTGTTATCCCAGTAAACTTAATCATAGAAACAGGAATCAAATAGCATTGTGGTGAAAAACTTCCTTCATTAATTTGTAGAAGTTGTTGTAAGATGATCCTCCAATATCAGTAGCTCTTATTGCTTTCTTCTTCCATTCTAAGGATTTTTGTCTCATTTGCATTCCTTTTTCTCCTTTCAACATTTCTGTCACAAGCTTTGTTATCTCTTCTCTCTTCACATCATGATTAACTTCCATTCCTATCCCCCAATTCGCAGATACATACCTAGAATTTGTTTGTTGCTCAGCAAAGAAAGGCCAACAAATCATAGGCACACCGGCAGATATGCTTTCAAGTGTAGAATTCCAACCACAATGGGTTAGAAAGACCCCAACAGATGGATGAGATAACACTTGCTCTTGAATGCACCAACTTGTTATATATCCTCTATCCTTGATCTCATCAAAGAACTCTTGTGGCAAAGTTGCAGAATCATCTGCTACTATATCTGCCCTTTTTATCCATAAGAAAGGTAGCTTGCTATTTGCTAGTCCCCAAGCAAACTCTTTCAAGTGATGATTTGACATTATTGTAATACTTCCATAATTAACATATATCACCGAGTTAGGTTCCCATTTGTCCAACCATGTTAAGCAGTTTGAGTCATTCTTCCATAAACTTGACCCAACTGACACGAAACCCTTTTCTTTCTCAGGAAAATGCTTACCAAGGAAGTCAAGTGGACCAATGGTATATATGTTTGGGTTCTTTTCCCTAAGGGCATCAAGGGCTTCTCCATCCAAGTCTTGGAATGTGTTTATAATGATTGAAGACGATCTCAAACAATTTCTTGCCTCAGAACCCAAGAAATCAAACATAATATCATCCAACGTAGTGACTCTAATAAAGCTTGGAATGTCCTTCAGtctaatatttttcattccaGAGATCCAATCTAAATTTTGATCCAAGGTGCCATCAATCTCAAAATTTTCATCTAAATAttagacaaaaataaattatataagatAAATTCACcttttcataaatataataaaaagattTGTTGTAATCTTAGATgaaaatgacttttttttaagaAGAAATGCTAAAAGAAACTTACTTAACAGTGCAATATTGAACgaaagttaatattaaaatttcgATTTTTAATTGGCTGGGTCAACTATAATATGTACGGTGTTGATTCCCTCTGAACAAGAAAATATAGTTAAGTTTCCTCGAATTCAACTGTTTGTGGTATGAAACTTTGAATACTTGAATCGAGtcctattatatatatatatatatgaacaaATGTTAATATTAGGtattttttaagtataaattataGTGATATTAGGAGTGGAAGAGCCTTGTAGAGGAATCACTCTTGTTCTTACCAAACTTACTAAACTGAAAAAAATAGCTCTCCGCATAATATGTCATTATTCTTCCTTCtatgtaatataaaaatattttaacatcctAAAAAATCATAAAGTCTCGCTGTAATAGTTTCTTCTTTACTACAatgaaaaagtttaaaatttggtcaataaataaaaaataatttcatataagAACAAAAAATATACTTATCTCTTAATTTTATATAAG
Proteins encoded in this region:
- the LOC137830981 gene encoding linamarin synthase 1-like; translation: MDSLERSKPHAVCVPYPAQGHVKPIMKFAKLLHCMGFHITYVNTEFNHNRFVRSHGADFVKGLPDFVFETIPDGLPPSDKDATQDIPMLCDSTRKTCYGPFKDLVLKLNSSGNVPPISCIIADGVMGFAGKVAKDLGIPEVQIWTASACGFVGYLQYDDLVQRGIVPFKDENFEIDGTLDQNLDWISGMKNIRLKDIPSFIRVTTLDDIMFDFLGSEARNCLRSSSIIINTFQDLDGEALDALREKNPNIYTIGPLDFLGKHFPEKEKGFVSVGSSLWKNDSNCLTWLDKWEPNSVIYVNYGSITIMSNHHLKEFAWGLANSKLPFLWIKRADIVADDSATLPQEFFDEIKDRGYITSWCIQEQVLSHPSVGVFLTHCGWNSTLESISAGVPMICWPFFAEQQTNSRYVSANWGIGMEVNHDVKREEITKLVTEMLKGEKGMQMRQKSLEWKKKAIRATDIGGSSYNNFYKLMKEVFHHNAI